The genomic region CTCATGTCAGTCGCCGCCCCGACTGCAATTGCAGTCTTTGCGCTGATCTGCCTTGCATCCGCCGTGCTTGTCCATGCCTATGTCGTGTCGGATTTCTCGGTCCTGAATGTGGTCGAGAATTCTCACTCGCAAAAGCCGCTTCTCTACAAGATCACCGGCGTCTGGGGTAATCACGAAGGCTCAATGCTGCTGTGGGTGTTTATTCTCACCTTCTTCAGTGCGCTGGTCGCGGCTTTTTCCGGCAACCTGCCTGAAACGCTGCGCGCCAATGTCCTCGCCGTGCAAGGCTGGATCGGGGTGGCTTTTCTGGCGTTCATCGTCTTCACCTCCAATCCTTTTACCCGTATTTTTCCGGCTCCGATGGAGGGCGGCGATCTCAACCCGATCCTTCAGGATATCGGCCTCGCGATCCACCCGCCGCTGCTCTATCTCGGCTATGTCGGGTTTTCGGTTTGTTTCTCCTTTGCCGTGGCGGCCCTGTTGGAGGGGCGCCTTGATGCTGCATGGGCGCGCTGGGTGCGCCCATGGGCGCTTGTCGCATGGATGTTCCTGACCGGCGGCATCGCCATGGGTTCCTACTGGGCCTATTACGAGCTTGGCTGGGGCGGCTGGTGGTTCTGGGACCCGGTTGAAAATGCATCCTTCATGCCTTGGCTGGTCGGCACCGCACTGCTCCATTCAGCACTCGTCATGGAAAAGCGCTCGGCGCTGAAAATCTGGACCGTGCTGCTGGCGATCCTCACCTTTTCGCTGTCGCTGCTCGGCACCTTCCTTGTCCGCTCCGGCGTTCTGACTTCGGTTCACAGCTTCGCCACCGATCCGGGGCGCGGCCTCTTCATTCTGGCCATCCTTGCAATCTTCATTGGCGGTTCGCTCTCGCTTTTCGCGCTCCGGGTGCAGAGCCTGACGGCAGGCGGCATCTTCCATCCGATTTCGCGCGAAGGTGCACTGGTCTTCAACAATCTGTTTTTGACGACCGCCGCTGCGACCGTGCTGATCGGCACGCTTTATCCGCTGCTGCTGGAAGTGATGACCGGCGACAAGATTTCCGTTGGCGCACCGTTCTTCAACATGACGTTCGGCCCCCTGATGATCCCGCTTCTGTTCGCGGTGCCCTTCGGCCCGCTGCTCGCCTGGAAACGCGGCGATCTTTACGGCGTCTCGCAGCGGCTGATGACGGCTTTCGCGCTCTCGCTCGTGGCTGCGGCAATCGTCCTGTGGAGCACATCGGCGAAATCGGTTCTCGCCGCCTGCGGGATCGGGCTTGCGGCATGGCTGATTTTCGGCAGCCTGACGGACCTCGTGCTCAAGGCTGGCATAGGCAAGGTCTCCGCGAGCAAGGCGTTTGCGCGCTTCAAGGGTTTGCCGCGCTCGGTTTTCGGTACCGCACTTGCCCATATCGGGCTCGGCGTGACACTGCTGGGCATCGTGAGCGTCACCACTTTCGGCACGGAAAATGTGCTGATCATGCGTCCGGGCGATACCGCCAGGGTACAGGATTACACGCTGCGCTTTGAAGGCCTGCGCCCGCTCACTGGCTCCAACTTCACCGAAAATCGCGGTACTTTCACGCTGCTCGATTCCAGCTCGCGCAGTCTTGGACAAATCGAACCGTCCAAGCGGTTTTTCCCGGCTCGCCAGATGCCGACAACTGAATCAGGCATCAAGACGCTATGGTTCAGCCAGGTCTATGTTGCGCTTGGCGACGAACCGGGGGACGGATCGGTCGTCGTCCGTATCTGGTGGAAGCCCGATGTGACACTGATATGGTACGGGGCTCTCGTCATGATGGTGGGTGCACTGTTTTCTCTGGCTGACCGGCGCCTGCGGGTGGGTGCGCCTTCGCGCAGCCGCAAATCGGCTCGCCAAGAGGCGGAGGCCGCGGCATGAAAACGCGCTCGGCATTTGCGGCACTTCTGCTTGGCGCAGCCCTGGCCTTTCAGGGAACTGCAGCGCTCGCCGTCAATCCGGACGAGGTTCTCTCCGATCCAGTGCTTGAAAAGCGCGCCCGCACCATTTCCGGCGAACTGCGCTGCATGGTTTGCCAGAATGAATCCATCGACGATTCCAATGCCGAGCTTGCCCGCGATCTCCGCATTCTTGTCCGTGACCGGCTGAAAGAAGGCGACAGTGACGAACAGGTGATGGACTTCATCGTCGACCGTTACGGAGAGTTCGTGCTTTTGAAGCCGCGTCTCAACGCGCGCACCGTACTCCTGTGGGGATTTCCGGTCGTCATATTGCTGATCGGTGCTGTAGCGCTGGTTTTCGCCTTTCGCGGACGCAAGCGGGTGGGGGAGGCGCCCCAGCCGCTTACCGAAAGCGAAAAGGCGGAATTATCACGCCTGCTCGACGGAAAATAGGCGCCGGTCGCCGGTATTTGTTATTCGTAACCTTACGAAACTTTCATGTGGTGGAAACGGAGCGGTAAGGTAGCCCTGACTATCTTACGCTCTATAAAGGTTTCACAGGTCCACGTTTCCTGAATGATCAGGACCGCGGCCGGATTACTGCTCGTAAGGAGAAATACATGTCCAGAGCCAGGATTTCCAACTATCGCAAGAGCGTTGCCGCGATCGCATTGTCGGCCGTTCTCGCCGGTGGTTTTGTCGCGACCGGTCCTATCGGTGCGCTCAATGACGCCCGTGCGGATGCCGTGCAGGTAACGCCGCCGCCGCAGGCTGCGGGTTTTGCCGATCTCGTTGAGAAGGTTCGTCCGGCTGTCGTCAGCGTCCGTGTCAAGAAGGACGTGCAGCAAACCGCTGATCGTGGGGGTGGCCAGTTCTCCGGCCCTCAGGGCTTCTATCAGCTTCCGGACGACCATCCGCTCAAGCGCTTCTTCCGTGATTTTGGCATGGACCCGCGCGGCGATGCACGTCCCGATGCGCGCCCTGATCGCCGCGGCCCCGGCAAGCGCGGTCCTCGTCCCGGCCACGAACGTCCGGTTGCCCAAGGTTCCGGCTTCTTCATCTCTGAAGACGGTTATGTCGTAACCAACAACCACGTTGTTTCCGACGGCGATGCCTATAGTGTGGTCATGGACGATGGCACGGAACTCGACGCCAAGCTGATCGGCACCGACCCGCGCACCGATCTGGCCGTGCTGAAGGTCAACGATCCGAAGCAGAAGTTCACCTATGTCGCATTCGGCGACGATAACAAGATCCGCGTCGGTGACTGGGTCGTGGCTGTCGGTAATCCGTTCGGTCTCGGCGGTACGGTGACCTCCGGTATCGTGTCGGCCCGTGGCCGTGATATCGGCGCTGGTCCTTACGACGACTTCATCCAGATCGACGCGGCCGTGAACAAGGGCAACTCCGGTGGTCCCGCCTTCAACCTGTCGGGTCAGGTCATCGGTATCAACACCGCCATCTTCTCGCCTTCGGGCGGCAGCGTGGGCATTGCCTTTGCAATCCCGGCCTCGACCGCAAAGCAGGTCGTTGACCAGCTCATCAAGAAGGGCTCGGTGGAACGTGGCTGGATTGGCGTACAGATCCAGCCGGTGACGAAGGATATCGCGGCTTCGCTCGGCCTTGCCGAAGAGAAGGGCGCACTCGTCGCTTCGCCGCAGAAGGATGGACCGGCTGCCAAGGCTGGCATCCAGTCCGGCGACGTGATCACGGCAGTCAACGGCGAAACCGTGCAGGACACTCGTGATCTGGCACGCAAGGTGGCGGGCGTTGCTCCCGGTGAAAAGGCGGCTCTGACCGTCTGGCGCAAGAATAAGGCCGAGGAAATCAGCGTCACCATCGAAGCTATGCCTGGCGATTTGGGCAAGTCGGCCAGCCCTTCGACCGACAATGGCGGCGGCCAGAACGAGACCCTCGACTCCTATGGCCTCACCGTGACCCCGTCCGAAGACGGTAACGGCGTGGTGGTGACCGATGTCGATCCCGACAGCGACGCCTCCGACCGCGGTATCCGTTCCGGCGACATCATCGTCAGTGTCAACAACCAGACGGTGAAGAGCGCCAAGGACATCAACAACGCCATCAGCGAAGCCGA from Brucella intermedia LMG 3301 harbors:
- a CDS encoding Do family serine endopeptidase, yielding MSRARISNYRKSVAAIALSAVLAGGFVATGPIGALNDARADAVQVTPPPQAAGFADLVEKVRPAVVSVRVKKDVQQTADRGGGQFSGPQGFYQLPDDHPLKRFFRDFGMDPRGDARPDARPDRRGPGKRGPRPGHERPVAQGSGFFISEDGYVVTNNHVVSDGDAYSVVMDDGTELDAKLIGTDPRTDLAVLKVNDPKQKFTYVAFGDDNKIRVGDWVVAVGNPFGLGGTVTSGIVSARGRDIGAGPYDDFIQIDAAVNKGNSGGPAFNLSGQVIGINTAIFSPSGGSVGIAFAIPASTAKQVVDQLIKKGSVERGWIGVQIQPVTKDIAASLGLAEEKGALVASPQKDGPAAKAGIQSGDVITAVNGETVQDTRDLARKVAGVAPGEKAALTVWRKNKAEEISVTIEAMPGDLGKSASPSTDNGGGQNETLDSYGLTVTPSEDGNGVVVTDVDPDSDASDRGIRSGDIIVSVNNQTVKSAKDINNAISEAEKSGRKAVLLQLQSNDQSRFVALPIDQG
- a CDS encoding heme lyase CcmF/NrfE family subunit; protein product: MSVEIGHFALVLALALSIVQSIVPVVGAHRRDPQLMSVAAPTAIAVFALICLASAVLVHAYVVSDFSVLNVVENSHSQKPLLYKITGVWGNHEGSMLLWVFILTFFSALVAAFSGNLPETLRANVLAVQGWIGVAFLAFIVFTSNPFTRIFPAPMEGGDLNPILQDIGLAIHPPLLYLGYVGFSVCFSFAVAALLEGRLDAAWARWVRPWALVAWMFLTGGIAMGSYWAYYELGWGGWWFWDPVENASFMPWLVGTALLHSALVMEKRSALKIWTVLLAILTFSLSLLGTFLVRSGVLTSVHSFATDPGRGLFILAILAIFIGGSLSLFALRVQSLTAGGIFHPISREGALVFNNLFLTTAAATVLIGTLYPLLLEVMTGDKISVGAPFFNMTFGPLMIPLLFAVPFGPLLAWKRGDLYGVSQRLMTAFALSLVAAAIVLWSTSAKSVLAACGIGLAAWLIFGSLTDLVLKAGIGKVSASKAFARFKGLPRSVFGTALAHIGLGVTLLGIVSVTTFGTENVLIMRPGDTARVQDYTLRFEGLRPLTGSNFTENRGTFTLLDSSSRSLGQIEPSKRFFPARQMPTTESGIKTLWFSQVYVALGDEPGDGSVVVRIWWKPDVTLIWYGALVMMVGALFSLADRRLRVGAPSRSRKSARQEAEAAA
- a CDS encoding cytochrome c-type biogenesis protein, with product MKTRSAFAALLLGAALAFQGTAALAVNPDEVLSDPVLEKRARTISGELRCMVCQNESIDDSNAELARDLRILVRDRLKEGDSDEQVMDFIVDRYGEFVLLKPRLNARTVLLWGFPVVILLIGAVALVFAFRGRKRVGEAPQPLTESEKAELSRLLDGK